A genome region from Maniola jurtina chromosome 22, ilManJurt1.1, whole genome shotgun sequence includes the following:
- the LOC123876752 gene encoding regulator of gene activity isoform X2, which yields MDILQVMANLNFQQAPRSLASGGVGGRVGSALVGGVSGHVTPTFGGALSPGRATAMPGGAPPSMASRSTLFGQRAFADRRVPMPTPLSQANSNSMSSMANLSRFNAGNNYHSVFGEGGDTSTPPLLDLSEFPSLTARGAGDQAPTAAPPPPGSKPYVGMVKQPTSEQSEFTMSSEDFPALPGTSAGTHVPDKPAEYTHAPDKPVRKGIQTSPDVISQGAHMEYYGKVSNIPETMIANQFGIVGLLTFIRAAESDPSLVSLALGQDLTALGLNLNSPDNLYLTFAGPWADTPCRPQDMDYHVPPEYLINGSIREKLAPLRLSRYKEDLLFYLFYCFVGDVLQIAAAAELYNREWRYHMEEKVWISQAPGMPMVEKTSTYERGTYYFFDAHNWRKVAKEFHLDYSKLEGRPQLPPHVLT from the exons ATGGACATATTGCAGGTTATGGCAAACTTGAATTTCCAACAAGCCCCTAGAAGCCTAGCAAGCGGCGGGGTCGGCGGGCGCGTCGGGTCGGCGCTGGTGGGCGGCGTGTCGGGGCATGTGACGCCCACGTTCGGCGGCGCGCTGTCGCCCGGGCGCGCCACGGCCATGCCCGGCGGCGCGCCGCCCTCTATGGCGTCGCGCTCCACGCTGTTCGGTCAGCGCGCCTTCGCGGACCGCCGCGTGCCCATGCCCACGCCCCTTTCACAAGCCAACTCCAACTCTATG TCAAGTATGGCGAATCTGTCTCGGTTCAACGCGGGGAACAACTATCATTCTGTGTTCGGCGAGGGCGGAGACACGTCGACGCCGCCGCTGCTGGACCTCAGCGAGTTCCCCTCCCTCACGGCGCGCGGGGCCGGCGACCAGGCACCGACGGCCGCGCCTCCGCCCCCTGGCTCTAAACCTTACG TGGGTATGGTGAAGCAGCCAACGTCGGAACAGTCAGAGTTCACGATGTCGTCAGAGGACTTTCCCGCACTACCGGGCACGTCTGCGGGCACGCACGTGCCCGACAAACCCGCCGAGTACACGCACGCGCCCGACAAACCCGTGCGCAAGGGTATACAGACTTCGCCTGATG TTATCAGTCAAGGAGCTCATATGGAATACTATG GCAAAGTGTCGAATATACCAGAGACAATGATTGCTAACCAATTTGGCATAGTCGGACTATTGACGTTCATCCGAGCAGCGGAATCGGACCCCAGCCTTGTTTCACTCGCGCTGGGCCAGGATCTCACCGCGCTCGGTCTTAATTTAAATTCCCCGGACAATCTGTACCTTACCTTTGCTGGACCTTGGGCGGATACACCCTGCAG GCCACAAGATATGGACTACCACGTGCCACCCGAGTATCTGATAAACGGGTCGATCAGAGAAAAGCTGGCGCCGCTGCGACTGAGTCGATATAAGGAAGACCTGTTGTTTTACCTCTTCTACTGCTTCGTGGGCGACGTGCTGCAGATAGCGGCTGCGGCGGAGCT ATACAACCGCGAGTGGAGGTATCACATGGAGGAGAAGGTGTGGATCTCGCAGGCGCCCGGCATGCCCATGGTGGAGAAGACGTCCACGTACGAGCGCGGCACTTACTACTTCTTTGACGCGCACAATTGGAGAAAG GTGGCGAAAGAATTCCACTTAGACTACAGCAAGCTAGAGGGCCGACCGCAACTGCCGCCGCACGTGCTCACGTAG
- the LOC123876752 gene encoding regulator of gene activity isoform X3: protein MANLNFQQAPRSLASGGVGGRVGSALVGGVSGHVTPTFGGALSPGRATAMPGGAPPSMASRSTLFGQRAFADRRVPMPTPLSQANSNSMSSMANLSRFNAGNNYHSVFGEGGDTSTPPLLDLSEFPSLTARGAGDQAPTAAPPPPGSKPYVGMVKQPTSEQSEFTMSSEDFPALPGTSAGTHVPDKPAEYTHAPDKPVRKGIQTSPDGDVISQGAHMEYYGKVSNIPETMIANQFGIVGLLTFIRAAESDPSLVSLALGQDLTALGLNLNSPDNLYLTFAGPWADTPCRPQDMDYHVPPEYLINGSIREKLAPLRLSRYKEDLLFYLFYCFVGDVLQIAAAAELYNREWRYHMEEKVWISQAPGMPMVEKTSTYERGTYYFFDAHNWRKVAKEFHLDYSKLEGRPQLPPHVLT from the exons ATGGCAAACTTGAATTTCCAACAAGCCCCTAGAAGCCTAGCAAGCGGCGGGGTCGGCGGGCGCGTCGGGTCGGCGCTGGTGGGCGGCGTGTCGGGGCATGTGACGCCCACGTTCGGCGGCGCGCTGTCGCCCGGGCGCGCCACGGCCATGCCCGGCGGCGCGCCGCCCTCTATGGCGTCGCGCTCCACGCTGTTCGGTCAGCGCGCCTTCGCGGACCGCCGCGTGCCCATGCCCACGCCCCTTTCACAAGCCAACTCCAACTCTATG TCAAGTATGGCGAATCTGTCTCGGTTCAACGCGGGGAACAACTATCATTCTGTGTTCGGCGAGGGCGGAGACACGTCGACGCCGCCGCTGCTGGACCTCAGCGAGTTCCCCTCCCTCACGGCGCGCGGGGCCGGCGACCAGGCACCGACGGCCGCGCCTCCGCCCCCTGGCTCTAAACCTTACG TGGGTATGGTGAAGCAGCCAACGTCGGAACAGTCAGAGTTCACGATGTCGTCAGAGGACTTTCCCGCACTACCGGGCACGTCTGCGGGCACGCACGTGCCCGACAAACCCGCCGAGTACACGCACGCGCCCGACAAACCCGTGCGCAAGGGTATACAGACTTCGCCTGATGGTGATG TTATCAGTCAAGGAGCTCATATGGAATACTATG GCAAAGTGTCGAATATACCAGAGACAATGATTGCTAACCAATTTGGCATAGTCGGACTATTGACGTTCATCCGAGCAGCGGAATCGGACCCCAGCCTTGTTTCACTCGCGCTGGGCCAGGATCTCACCGCGCTCGGTCTTAATTTAAATTCCCCGGACAATCTGTACCTTACCTTTGCTGGACCTTGGGCGGATACACCCTGCAG GCCACAAGATATGGACTACCACGTGCCACCCGAGTATCTGATAAACGGGTCGATCAGAGAAAAGCTGGCGCCGCTGCGACTGAGTCGATATAAGGAAGACCTGTTGTTTTACCTCTTCTACTGCTTCGTGGGCGACGTGCTGCAGATAGCGGCTGCGGCGGAGCT ATACAACCGCGAGTGGAGGTATCACATGGAGGAGAAGGTGTGGATCTCGCAGGCGCCCGGCATGCCCATGGTGGAGAAGACGTCCACGTACGAGCGCGGCACTTACTACTTCTTTGACGCGCACAATTGGAGAAAG GTGGCGAAAGAATTCCACTTAGACTACAGCAAGCTAGAGGGCCGACCGCAACTGCCGCCGCACGTGCTCACGTAG
- the LOC123876671 gene encoding V-type proton ATPase subunit E, with protein MALSDADVQKQIKHMMAFIEQEANEKAEEIDAKAEEEFNIEKGRLVQQQRLKIMEYYEKKEKQVELQKKINSSNMLNQARLKVLKVREDHVRNVLDEARKRLAEVPKDTKLYSELLVTLMVQALFQLIEPAVTIRVRQVDKALVESLLGRAAQDYKAKIKKDVQLKIDTENFLSPDTCGGVELIAARGRIKISNTLESRLELIAAQLLPEIRTALFGRNPNRKFTD; from the exons ATGGCGCTCAGCGACGCAGATGTTCAAAAACAG ATCAAGCATATGATGGCCTTCATCGAACAAGAGGCAAATGAAAAGGCTGAAGAAATCGATGCTAAGGCAGAGGAGGAGTTCAACATTGAGAAGGGTCGTCTGGTGCAACAGCAGCGACTCAAGATCATGGAGTACtatgaaaagaaagaaaaacaagtTGAACTCCAGAAAAAGAT CAATTCCTCGAACATGCTGAACCAAGCTCGTCTGAAGGTGCTCAAAGTACGTGAGGATCATGTACGTAATGTACTAGATGAGGCACGCAAGCGCCTGGCTGAGGTGCCCAAGGACACCAAGCTGTATTCCGAACTCCTTGTCACACTTATGGTCCAGGCTCTCTTCCAG CTCATAGAGCCAGCAGTAACGATCCGCGTGCGACAGGTAGACAAGGCCCTTGTTGAGTCACTGTTAGGCAGGGCTGCACAGGACTACAAGGCAAAGATCAAGAAAGACGTGCAACTCAAGATTGACACTGAGAACTTCCTGTCACCTGACACCTGCGGTGGTGTGGAGCTCATTGCTGCTAGGGGTCGCATCAAG ATTTCCAACACTCTCGAGTCGCGCCTGGAACTGATTGCCGCACAGCTGTTGCCAGAAATCCGTACAGCCCTGTTTGGCCGCAATCCTAACCGCAAATTCACCGACTAG
- the LOC123876752 gene encoding regulator of gene activity isoform X6: MDILQVMANLNFQQAPRSLASGGVGGRVGSALVGGVSGHVTPTFGGALSPGRATAMPGGAPPSMASRSTLFGQRAFADRRVPMPTPLSQANSNSMSSMANLSRFNAGNNYHSVFGEGGDTSTPPLLDLSEFPSLTARGAGDQAPTAAPPPPGSKPYVGMVKQPTSEQSEFTMSSEDFPALPGTSAGTHVPDKPAEYTHAPDKPVRKGIQTSPDGDVISQGAHMEYYGKVSNIPETMIANQFGIVGLLTFIRAAESDPSLVSLALGQDLTALGLNLNSPDNLYLTFAGPWADTPCRPQDMDYHVPPEYLINGSIREKLAPLRLSRYKEDLLFYLFYCFVGDVLQIAAAAELR, encoded by the exons ATGGACATATTGCAGGTTATGGCAAACTTGAATTTCCAACAAGCCCCTAGAAGCCTAGCAAGCGGCGGGGTCGGCGGGCGCGTCGGGTCGGCGCTGGTGGGCGGCGTGTCGGGGCATGTGACGCCCACGTTCGGCGGCGCGCTGTCGCCCGGGCGCGCCACGGCCATGCCCGGCGGCGCGCCGCCCTCTATGGCGTCGCGCTCCACGCTGTTCGGTCAGCGCGCCTTCGCGGACCGCCGCGTGCCCATGCCCACGCCCCTTTCACAAGCCAACTCCAACTCTATG TCAAGTATGGCGAATCTGTCTCGGTTCAACGCGGGGAACAACTATCATTCTGTGTTCGGCGAGGGCGGAGACACGTCGACGCCGCCGCTGCTGGACCTCAGCGAGTTCCCCTCCCTCACGGCGCGCGGGGCCGGCGACCAGGCACCGACGGCCGCGCCTCCGCCCCCTGGCTCTAAACCTTACG TGGGTATGGTGAAGCAGCCAACGTCGGAACAGTCAGAGTTCACGATGTCGTCAGAGGACTTTCCCGCACTACCGGGCACGTCTGCGGGCACGCACGTGCCCGACAAACCCGCCGAGTACACGCACGCGCCCGACAAACCCGTGCGCAAGGGTATACAGACTTCGCCTGATGGTGATG TTATCAGTCAAGGAGCTCATATGGAATACTATG GCAAAGTGTCGAATATACCAGAGACAATGATTGCTAACCAATTTGGCATAGTCGGACTATTGACGTTCATCCGAGCAGCGGAATCGGACCCCAGCCTTGTTTCACTCGCGCTGGGCCAGGATCTCACCGCGCTCGGTCTTAATTTAAATTCCCCGGACAATCTGTACCTTACCTTTGCTGGACCTTGGGCGGATACACCCTGCAG GCCACAAGATATGGACTACCACGTGCCACCCGAGTATCTGATAAACGGGTCGATCAGAGAAAAGCTGGCGCCGCTGCGACTGAGTCGATATAAGGAAGACCTGTTGTTTTACCTCTTCTACTGCTTCGTGGGCGACGTGCTGCAGATAGCGGCTGCGGCGGAGCT TCGGTAG
- the LOC123876752 gene encoding regulator of gene activity isoform X1: MDILQVMANLNFQQAPRSLASGGVGGRVGSALVGGVSGHVTPTFGGALSPGRATAMPGGAPPSMASRSTLFGQRAFADRRVPMPTPLSQANSNSMSSMANLSRFNAGNNYHSVFGEGGDTSTPPLLDLSEFPSLTARGAGDQAPTAAPPPPGSKPYVGMVKQPTSEQSEFTMSSEDFPALPGTSAGTHVPDKPAEYTHAPDKPVRKGIQTSPDGDVISQGAHMEYYGKVSNIPETMIANQFGIVGLLTFIRAAESDPSLVSLALGQDLTALGLNLNSPDNLYLTFAGPWADTPCRPQDMDYHVPPEYLINGSIREKLAPLRLSRYKEDLLFYLFYCFVGDVLQIAAAAELYNREWRYHMEEKVWISQAPGMPMVEKTSTYERGTYYFFDAHNWRKVAKEFHLDYSKLEGRPQLPPHVLT, translated from the exons ATGGACATATTGCAGGTTATGGCAAACTTGAATTTCCAACAAGCCCCTAGAAGCCTAGCAAGCGGCGGGGTCGGCGGGCGCGTCGGGTCGGCGCTGGTGGGCGGCGTGTCGGGGCATGTGACGCCCACGTTCGGCGGCGCGCTGTCGCCCGGGCGCGCCACGGCCATGCCCGGCGGCGCGCCGCCCTCTATGGCGTCGCGCTCCACGCTGTTCGGTCAGCGCGCCTTCGCGGACCGCCGCGTGCCCATGCCCACGCCCCTTTCACAAGCCAACTCCAACTCTATG TCAAGTATGGCGAATCTGTCTCGGTTCAACGCGGGGAACAACTATCATTCTGTGTTCGGCGAGGGCGGAGACACGTCGACGCCGCCGCTGCTGGACCTCAGCGAGTTCCCCTCCCTCACGGCGCGCGGGGCCGGCGACCAGGCACCGACGGCCGCGCCTCCGCCCCCTGGCTCTAAACCTTACG TGGGTATGGTGAAGCAGCCAACGTCGGAACAGTCAGAGTTCACGATGTCGTCAGAGGACTTTCCCGCACTACCGGGCACGTCTGCGGGCACGCACGTGCCCGACAAACCCGCCGAGTACACGCACGCGCCCGACAAACCCGTGCGCAAGGGTATACAGACTTCGCCTGATGGTGATG TTATCAGTCAAGGAGCTCATATGGAATACTATG GCAAAGTGTCGAATATACCAGAGACAATGATTGCTAACCAATTTGGCATAGTCGGACTATTGACGTTCATCCGAGCAGCGGAATCGGACCCCAGCCTTGTTTCACTCGCGCTGGGCCAGGATCTCACCGCGCTCGGTCTTAATTTAAATTCCCCGGACAATCTGTACCTTACCTTTGCTGGACCTTGGGCGGATACACCCTGCAG GCCACAAGATATGGACTACCACGTGCCACCCGAGTATCTGATAAACGGGTCGATCAGAGAAAAGCTGGCGCCGCTGCGACTGAGTCGATATAAGGAAGACCTGTTGTTTTACCTCTTCTACTGCTTCGTGGGCGACGTGCTGCAGATAGCGGCTGCGGCGGAGCT ATACAACCGCGAGTGGAGGTATCACATGGAGGAGAAGGTGTGGATCTCGCAGGCGCCCGGCATGCCCATGGTGGAGAAGACGTCCACGTACGAGCGCGGCACTTACTACTTCTTTGACGCGCACAATTGGAGAAAG GTGGCGAAAGAATTCCACTTAGACTACAGCAAGCTAGAGGGCCGACCGCAACTGCCGCCGCACGTGCTCACGTAG
- the LOC123876752 gene encoding regulator of gene activity isoform X5, translated as MDILQVMANLNFQQAPRSLASGGVGGRVGSALVGGVSGHVTPTFGGALSPGRATAMPGGAPPSMASRSTLFGQRAFADRRVPMPTPLSQANSNSMSSMANLSRFNAGNNYHSVFGEGGDTSTPPLLDLSEFPSLTARGAGDQAPTAAPPPPGSKPYVGMVKQPTSEQSEFTMSSEDFPALPGTSAGTHVPDKPAEYTHAPDKPVRKGIQTSPDGKVSNIPETMIANQFGIVGLLTFIRAAESDPSLVSLALGQDLTALGLNLNSPDNLYLTFAGPWADTPCRPQDMDYHVPPEYLINGSIREKLAPLRLSRYKEDLLFYLFYCFVGDVLQIAAAAELYNREWRYHMEEKVWISQAPGMPMVEKTSTYERGTYYFFDAHNWRKVAKEFHLDYSKLEGRPQLPPHVLT; from the exons ATGGACATATTGCAGGTTATGGCAAACTTGAATTTCCAACAAGCCCCTAGAAGCCTAGCAAGCGGCGGGGTCGGCGGGCGCGTCGGGTCGGCGCTGGTGGGCGGCGTGTCGGGGCATGTGACGCCCACGTTCGGCGGCGCGCTGTCGCCCGGGCGCGCCACGGCCATGCCCGGCGGCGCGCCGCCCTCTATGGCGTCGCGCTCCACGCTGTTCGGTCAGCGCGCCTTCGCGGACCGCCGCGTGCCCATGCCCACGCCCCTTTCACAAGCCAACTCCAACTCTATG TCAAGTATGGCGAATCTGTCTCGGTTCAACGCGGGGAACAACTATCATTCTGTGTTCGGCGAGGGCGGAGACACGTCGACGCCGCCGCTGCTGGACCTCAGCGAGTTCCCCTCCCTCACGGCGCGCGGGGCCGGCGACCAGGCACCGACGGCCGCGCCTCCGCCCCCTGGCTCTAAACCTTACG TGGGTATGGTGAAGCAGCCAACGTCGGAACAGTCAGAGTTCACGATGTCGTCAGAGGACTTTCCCGCACTACCGGGCACGTCTGCGGGCACGCACGTGCCCGACAAACCCGCCGAGTACACGCACGCGCCCGACAAACCCGTGCGCAAGGGTATACAGACTTCGCCTGATG GCAAAGTGTCGAATATACCAGAGACAATGATTGCTAACCAATTTGGCATAGTCGGACTATTGACGTTCATCCGAGCAGCGGAATCGGACCCCAGCCTTGTTTCACTCGCGCTGGGCCAGGATCTCACCGCGCTCGGTCTTAATTTAAATTCCCCGGACAATCTGTACCTTACCTTTGCTGGACCTTGGGCGGATACACCCTGCAG GCCACAAGATATGGACTACCACGTGCCACCCGAGTATCTGATAAACGGGTCGATCAGAGAAAAGCTGGCGCCGCTGCGACTGAGTCGATATAAGGAAGACCTGTTGTTTTACCTCTTCTACTGCTTCGTGGGCGACGTGCTGCAGATAGCGGCTGCGGCGGAGCT ATACAACCGCGAGTGGAGGTATCACATGGAGGAGAAGGTGTGGATCTCGCAGGCGCCCGGCATGCCCATGGTGGAGAAGACGTCCACGTACGAGCGCGGCACTTACTACTTCTTTGACGCGCACAATTGGAGAAAG GTGGCGAAAGAATTCCACTTAGACTACAGCAAGCTAGAGGGCCGACCGCAACTGCCGCCGCACGTGCTCACGTAG
- the LOC123876752 gene encoding regulator of gene activity isoform X4, giving the protein MDILQVMANLNFQQAPRSLASGGVGGRVGSALVGGVSGHVTPTFGGALSPGRATAMPGGAPPSMASRSTLFGQRAFADRRVPMPTPLSQANSNSMSSMANLSRFNAGNNYHSVFGEGGDTSTPPLLDLSEFPSLTARGAGDQAPTAAPPPPGSKPYVGMVKQPTSEQSEFTMSSEDFPALPGTSAGTHVPDKPAEYTHAPDKPVRKGIQTSPDGDGKVSNIPETMIANQFGIVGLLTFIRAAESDPSLVSLALGQDLTALGLNLNSPDNLYLTFAGPWADTPCRPQDMDYHVPPEYLINGSIREKLAPLRLSRYKEDLLFYLFYCFVGDVLQIAAAAELYNREWRYHMEEKVWISQAPGMPMVEKTSTYERGTYYFFDAHNWRKVAKEFHLDYSKLEGRPQLPPHVLT; this is encoded by the exons ATGGACATATTGCAGGTTATGGCAAACTTGAATTTCCAACAAGCCCCTAGAAGCCTAGCAAGCGGCGGGGTCGGCGGGCGCGTCGGGTCGGCGCTGGTGGGCGGCGTGTCGGGGCATGTGACGCCCACGTTCGGCGGCGCGCTGTCGCCCGGGCGCGCCACGGCCATGCCCGGCGGCGCGCCGCCCTCTATGGCGTCGCGCTCCACGCTGTTCGGTCAGCGCGCCTTCGCGGACCGCCGCGTGCCCATGCCCACGCCCCTTTCACAAGCCAACTCCAACTCTATG TCAAGTATGGCGAATCTGTCTCGGTTCAACGCGGGGAACAACTATCATTCTGTGTTCGGCGAGGGCGGAGACACGTCGACGCCGCCGCTGCTGGACCTCAGCGAGTTCCCCTCCCTCACGGCGCGCGGGGCCGGCGACCAGGCACCGACGGCCGCGCCTCCGCCCCCTGGCTCTAAACCTTACG TGGGTATGGTGAAGCAGCCAACGTCGGAACAGTCAGAGTTCACGATGTCGTCAGAGGACTTTCCCGCACTACCGGGCACGTCTGCGGGCACGCACGTGCCCGACAAACCCGCCGAGTACACGCACGCGCCCGACAAACCCGTGCGCAAGGGTATACAGACTTCGCCTGATGGTGATG GCAAAGTGTCGAATATACCAGAGACAATGATTGCTAACCAATTTGGCATAGTCGGACTATTGACGTTCATCCGAGCAGCGGAATCGGACCCCAGCCTTGTTTCACTCGCGCTGGGCCAGGATCTCACCGCGCTCGGTCTTAATTTAAATTCCCCGGACAATCTGTACCTTACCTTTGCTGGACCTTGGGCGGATACACCCTGCAG GCCACAAGATATGGACTACCACGTGCCACCCGAGTATCTGATAAACGGGTCGATCAGAGAAAAGCTGGCGCCGCTGCGACTGAGTCGATATAAGGAAGACCTGTTGTTTTACCTCTTCTACTGCTTCGTGGGCGACGTGCTGCAGATAGCGGCTGCGGCGGAGCT ATACAACCGCGAGTGGAGGTATCACATGGAGGAGAAGGTGTGGATCTCGCAGGCGCCCGGCATGCCCATGGTGGAGAAGACGTCCACGTACGAGCGCGGCACTTACTACTTCTTTGACGCGCACAATTGGAGAAAG GTGGCGAAAGAATTCCACTTAGACTACAGCAAGCTAGAGGGCCGACCGCAACTGCCGCCGCACGTGCTCACGTAG
- the LOC123876939 gene encoding pseudouridine-5'-phosphatase-like: MAKPVTHVLFDMDGLILNTEDLYTVAFQNIVSRYGKNYTFDLKLTLMGCQSKETAELIISALELPMTPEEFIKESKEQFEVLFPDSELMPGAKRLIEHLHKKGIPIGLATSSSEESYHLKVDKHHQDLFALFPYKTFGSSDPNVKRGKPHPDIFLVAVAKFPNNPKPEQCLVFEDAVNGVKAARAAGMQVVMVPDPRVDKSLTEEATVVLKSLEDFKPELFGLPPFED, translated from the exons TGTTTGACATGGATGGGCTGATACTAA atacaGAAGATTTGTATACTGTGGCATTCCAAAATATTGTATCACGCTATGGCAAAAACTACACCTTTGATTTAAAACTGACACTCATGGGCTGTCAGTCTAAAGAAACGGCTGAATTAATAATAAGTGCTCTAGAATTACCAATGACACCTGAAGAATTTATAAAGGAAAGTAAAGAGCAGTTTGAGGTCTTATTTCCAGATTCAGAACTAATGCCAG GTGCAAAAAGACTTATAGAGCATCTACACAAGAAAGGAATACCTATAGGTTTAGCAACAAGTTCAAGTGAAGAAAGTTACCACTTAAAAGTAGATAAACACCATCAAGATTTATTTGCTTTATTTCCTTATAAAACATTTGGTTCCTCAGATCCTAATGTAAAAAGAGGGAAACCACATCCAGATATATTTTTGGTTGCAGTAGCGAAATTTCCTAATAATCCAAAACCTGAACAG TGCCTTGTTTTTGAAGATGCAGTGAATGGTGTGAAGGCTGCTAGAGCGGCAGGCATGCAAGTTGTAATGGTACCAGATCCCAGAGTTGACAAAAGCTTGACTGAAGAAGCTACCGTTGTTTTAAAAAGCTTGGAAGATTTTAAACCAGAATTATTTGGACTACCTCCATTTGAAGACTAA